The DNA window CCTCGGTGCCCACCATCAAATTGGCGCTGGAAAAGGGCGCTGCGGTGATGGTCACCTCGCACTTGGGCCGCCCCAAGGAAGGACGCTGGACCGAAGAGGATTCGCTGGCGCCGGTGGCCGCGCGTCTGACCGCTCTGCTGGGCGTGGACGTGCCGTTGGTGCGCGACTGGGTCGATGGCGTGGAGGTCGCGCCGGGCCAGGTGGTGTTGCTGGAAAACTGCCGCATGAATGTCGGCGAGGGCAAGGACGACCAGACGCTGGCGCGCAAGTACGCCGCGCTGTGCGATGTGTTCGTCATGGATGCGTTTGGCACCGCGCATCGCGCGCAGGCGTCTACGCATGGCGTGATCGGTTTCGCTCCCGTTGCTGCGGGTGGCCCGCTGTTGATGGCCGAGCTCGACGCGCTGGCCAAGGCGCTGGACAACCCGGCCAAGCCGTTGCTGGCGATTGTGGCCGGCAGCAAGGTGTCGACCAAGCTGGAGCTGCTGTCCAACCTGGTCAACAAGGTCGACCAGCTCATCGTTGGCGGCGGCATCGCCAACACCTTCATCGCCGCCGCCGGGCATGACGTTGGCAAGTCCTTGAACGAGCCGGATCTGATTCCGACCGCCAACCAGATCGTCGCCGATGCCAGGACGCGCGGCGCAGAGATTCCGTTGCCCACCGATGTGGTCGTCGCCAAGCAGTTCCTGCCCGATGCCGCCGCCAGCGTGAAGTCGCTCGCTGAAGTCGAGGCCGATGATCTGATTCTGGACATCGGGCCGCAGACTGCCGCGCGCTATGCCGAGCTGATCGCCAAGGCCGGTACCGTGGTGTGGAACGGGCCGGTTGGTGTGTTCGAATTCGAGCCCTTCAGCCACGGCACCGAAACGCTGGCGCGAGCCATCGCCGCTTCCAAAGCGTTCTCGATTGCCGGCGGTGGCGACACCTTGGCTGCGGTGGACAAGTACGACATCGCCAACGACGTGACTTACATCTCCACCGGTGGC is part of the Xanthomonas fragariae genome and encodes:
- a CDS encoding phosphoglycerate kinase, with translation MSIVRMTDLDLTGKRVLIRQDLNVPIDNGQITSEQRITASVPTIKLALEKGAAVMVTSHLGRPKEGRWTEEDSLAPVAARLTALLGVDVPLVRDWVDGVEVAPGQVVLLENCRMNVGEGKDDQTLARKYAALCDVFVMDAFGTAHRAQASTHGVIGFAPVAAGGPLLMAELDALAKALDNPAKPLLAIVAGSKVSTKLELLSNLVNKVDQLIVGGGIANTFIAAAGHDVGKSLNEPDLIPTANQIVADARTRGAEIPLPTDVVVAKQFLPDAAASVKSLAEVEADDLILDIGPQTAARYAELIAKAGTVVWNGPVGVFEFEPFSHGTETLARAIAASKAFSIAGGGDTLAAVDKYDIANDVTYISTGGGAFLEFLEGKTLPAVAALQARGK